DNA sequence from the Acidothermus cellulolyticus 11B genome:
ATGGCTTGCGCTCAACGGGTACGACGCGGTGTACGGCGCACGCCCGCTTCGGCGGCTCATCCAGACCGCCATCGGCGACCGGCTCGCCAAGGCGCTCCTCGCCGGCGACGTCCGGGACGGCGACACCGTGCTCGTCGACCTGACCGCTGACAAGACCGGCCTGGATCTGCGGGTCGCGGTGCCGAGCGCCTGATTCGGCCGCGGGCATGTCCGCTGCCACCGAGCGCGGAATCAGGCTGAGGCTTCCCCGGGAATCTCCTGGAGACGCGGGGGATCCGCGCCAGCCCGCTGACACGTCACGGCAGCCGCGGCTGCGGCAAATCGGAGCGCAGCCGCAAGCTCTCCCTCGTCGATGACGCGCAATTTCTCAATGCTGAGAGCGCCGTTGCGCGCGAAGTGGTGGAGCAATGCGCCGCTGAAGGTGTCCCCGGCCCCTATGGTGTCAACAACCGGGACGGACATTCCGGGCACGGTGACGGCCGCCCCGCTCGCACTTCGGGCCATTGCTCCGTCGGCCCCGAGGGTCAGCACCACGACGAGCGGACCAAGGCGCAGCCAGCGCAACAGCACGTCGTCCGGTGACACACCGGGGTACAGCCACCGCACGTCGTCCACGCTCGCCTTCACGATGTGCGCGTGCTCGAGCCACCGCTCGACGGCCGCCCGGTACTGCGCGGGATCCGGGCAGAGCACGGCCCGCACATTCGGATCGACGGAAATCACCCGGTGCGGGAATTCCCGGCGAAGCACGCCTTCCACCACGGCCCCCCCGGGTGGACGCATCAACGCCATCGATCCCGCATGGAGGGCCACTGTCTCTGGGCCGAACACCGGCGGAAATTCCTCGATCCGCCATTGCCAATCCGCCGTACCCTCCAGGTAGAACGAGTAACGCGCGTTGCCTGCCTCGTCGAATGAGACGACGGCAAGGGTCGATGGTTCCCGCGCGGTGACCACGTACCGCATGTCAACGTGCTCGCGCATCAGCCGGTCGCGGAGCAGCACGCCGAACGGATCCGTCGCAATGCGGGCGAGCATTGCGACCGGCGTGCCAAGCCGGGCCAAGGCGACGGCGACATTCGCCGGGCTCCCGCCCGGCAATGCCCGCCACAGGCCGTCGCCCGCCGGTACGAGATCGACCAGCGTTTCACCGCATACCACGATCACGCGACACTCCTGGCGTCCCCGGTGACGGTCATGAATCACCCACGCAGCCGCGCCAGCCGCCGCAATGCCTCGGCCAGCACGTCCTCGCGCTTGCAGAAGGCGAACCGAACCAATGGACGTCCGATGTCGGCGTGGTCGTAGAAAACGACGTGCGGAATCGCCGCGACACCCACTCGGTACGGAAGATCCCGACAGAAGGCGAGTCCGTCCAGGTAACCGAGCGGACGGACATCGACCGTGACGAAGTACGTACCCGCCGGCGGATACACGGTGAAACCAAGCTCGGCAAGCCCGGTGCAGAGAAAATCGCGCTTGCGCGCCAAATCCGCGGCCAGCTGCTGGAAATAAGCATCCGGCATGCCCAGCCCGGCGGCGATGCCCCGCTGCATCGGCGCCGCGTTCGTGTAGGTGAGGAATTGCTTGACGGTCCGCACCGCGCTGACCAGCGGCTCCGGTCCGGTCACCCATCCAATTTTCCAACCGGTGAAGGCAAACGTCTTCCCTGCGGACGAAATCGTGACCGTCCGCTCCCACATGCCCGGGAACGTGGCAATCGGGATGTGCCGGCCCTCGTAGACGAGATGCTCATACACCTCGTCCGTAATCACCAGCAGGTCATGCGCCACGGCCACCTCGGCGACCGCCCGCAGTTCCTCCTCGGTCAGCACGGTCCCCGTGGGATTGTGCGGCGAATTGAGCAGGATGACTTTCGTCCGCGGCGTCACGGCGGCCTGCAGTGCGGCAATGTCCAGCCGGAAATCAGGAGCATGCAACGTCACCGGTACCCGGCGGCCGCGCGCCATCGCAATCGCCGCGGCGTAGGAATCGTAATACGGCTCGAGCGCGATGACGTCGTCGCCGGCGTCGACGAATGCCAACAATGCCGCGGTCACCGCCTCGGTGGCCCCGGCCGTAATGAGGACCTCGCTGTCGGGATCCACCTCGAGGCCGTAAAAACGCTTCTGATGCGCGGCAACCGCCTCCCGCAATTCGCGGAAGCCGATGCCGGGGGCGTACTGATTGGGACCGTGCCAAATCGCGTCGGCGACAAGCCGCTTGATGTCGTCCGGGCCGTCGACGTCGGGGAATCCCTGACCCAGGTTCACCGCATCCGTCTCCTCGGCACGCGCGGACATCTCGGCGAAAATCGTCGTGCCGAGACCGCGCAGGTGGGGGACCAGACGCTCACCGACCATGCAGCCAGCGTAGGTCTCTGCGTGCGATCACTACGCCGGCGGGTTTCAGCCGGTTATCGTGGCGGCAGCGTCGTACGTCGGAGGCGTGCCATGACCAGGGTGTTGATCACAGGCGCTAGTGCGGGGATCGGCCGTGGCTTCGCCACCCAGTACGCGAAGCTCGGGCACGACCTGGTGCTCGTCTCCCGGGACGAGCGTCGGCTCGCTGATCTCGCACACGAGCTCCGCACGCGCCACCACGTCGACGTCGAAGTCATCCCCGCAGACCTCGCTGACCCCATCGCGCTCGAGAAGGTCGAACAACGGGCCGCGTCGGCCGAACACCCCGTCGACGTCCTCGTCAACAACGCCGGTTTCGGCATCGGGACTGACTTTCTTCATTCCAGTGTGGAGACGGAAACCCAGGCCATCGACGTGATGATTCGCGCGCCGATGCGGCTGACGAAAGCCGTGCTCCCCGGCATGCTGGAGCGGCGATCCGGTGCGATCATCATGGTCTCCAGCATTTCCGGAATCGTGCCGCATGACAGCTACGGAGCCATCAAGGCCTGGGTTCTGCGATTCAGCCAGGTGCTCTCCTTCGAACTGGCCGGCACCGGCGTCCGCTGCATTGCGCTCTGTCCCGGCCTGACCCGGACGGAATTTCACGACCGCGCCGGCATCGAGGTACACCGGGCGCCGCGGGCGTTCTGGCTGGACGTCGACACGGTCGTCCGCCGCTGCCTCGTTGACCTGGCGCGCGGCAAGACGGTGTCCATTCCCGGCTGGCAGTACCGCCT
Encoded proteins:
- a CDS encoding carbohydrate kinase family protein, coding for MIVVCGETLVDLVPAGDGLWRALPGGSPANVAVALARLGTPVAMLARIATDPFGVLLRDRLMREHVDMRYVVTAREPSTLAVVSFDEAGNARYSFYLEGTADWQWRIEEFPPVFGPETVALHAGSMALMRPPGGAVVEGVLRREFPHRVISVDPNVRAVLCPDPAQYRAAVERWLEHAHIVKASVDDVRWLYPGVSPDDVLLRWLRLGPLVVVLTLGADGAMARSASGAAVTVPGMSVPVVDTIGAGDTFSGALLHHFARNGALSIEKLRVIDEGELAAALRFAAAAAAVTCQRAGADPPRLQEIPGEASA
- a CDS encoding pyridoxal phosphate-dependent aminotransferase; amino-acid sequence: MVGERLVPHLRGLGTTIFAEMSARAEETDAVNLGQGFPDVDGPDDIKRLVADAIWHGPNQYAPGIGFRELREAVAAHQKRFYGLEVDPDSEVLITAGATEAVTAALLAFVDAGDDVIALEPYYDSYAAAIAMARGRRVPVTLHAPDFRLDIAALQAAVTPRTKVILLNSPHNPTGTVLTEEELRAVAEVAVAHDLLVITDEVYEHLVYEGRHIPIATFPGMWERTVTISSAGKTFAFTGWKIGWVTGPEPLVSAVRTVKQFLTYTNAAPMQRGIAAGLGMPDAYFQQLAADLARKRDFLCTGLAELGFTVYPPAGTYFVTVDVRPLGYLDGLAFCRDLPYRVGVAAIPHVVFYDHADIGRPLVRFAFCKREDVLAEALRRLARLRG
- a CDS encoding SDR family NAD(P)-dependent oxidoreductase; this translates as MTRVLITGASAGIGRGFATQYAKLGHDLVLVSRDERRLADLAHELRTRHHVDVEVIPADLADPIALEKVEQRAASAEHPVDVLVNNAGFGIGTDFLHSSVETETQAIDVMIRAPMRLTKAVLPGMLERRSGAIIMVSSISGIVPHDSYGAIKAWVLRFSQVLSFELAGTGVRCIALCPGLTRTEFHDRAGIEVHRAPRAFWLDVDTVVRRCLVDLARGKTVSIPGWQYRLIAAVGRFLPVSWYGRLFRG